Genomic window (Paenibacillus sp. PK3_47):
TCGATTACTATATCTACTATACAGGGATTGTCTCCAACCGCTTCTCCTATTCTGCGGCGGTCACCTTGATAAAGGCAGTCATCGCACTGATTCTGCTGCTGATTGCCAACCAGGTATCCAAAAAAATCAACGACACGTCGCTGTTCTAGAAGAAGGAGGATCTAAATCATGTTTTCTCTCAAACGCAAAACCTTAGGCGAGGCTGTATTCGACACCGTCAACAATCTGATCATGCTGTGCATCTGCTTTATCACTCTCTACCCGATCTGGTATGTGCTGGTTAATGCCTTCAACGACGGGAACGACGCCATGCTGGGCGGAATTTACTGGTGGCCCCGGATGTTCAGTCTGGAAAACTTCGACGCGGTATTCGCCAGTCCCGGCATTATGACGGCGATGGGTATTACAGTAGCCAAGACAGTGATCGGCGTGGTCGTTCACGTGTTCTTCACGGCGATGGTAGCTTACGCGCTGTCCCGCAAAGGCCTGATCGGCGGCAAATTCTACATTCTTCTCGGTACGATTACACTGTTCTTCAACGGGGGACTGATTCCGACCTTCCTGCTGAACCGGGATCTTCACCTGCTGGATAACTTCCTGGTCTATATTATTCCTGTAATGTTCAGCTTCTTTGACCTTATTATCTTCATGACCTTCTTCCGGGAAATTCCGGATGGGCTTGAGGAAGCGGCGCGGATTGACGGTGCCAATGACTGGTCGATTCTGCTGCGGGTGGTGCTTCCGGTATCGATGCCGGTCATTGCGACCATCGCCCTGTTCCACGGGGTGTACCAGTGGAATGACTATTTTGCAGGTATCATCTACATCAACAACCCGGATCTGCAGCCGATCCAGACTTATCTGTTCCGTGTGGTGGCCCAGTCCAGCTCCAACCAGATGATGGTCGCTGTGCAGGGCAGCGCTGCTACAAGAACCGTAACTTCCCAGTCCATCAAGCTCGCAACCATGGTTGTCACCACGCTGCCGATTGTCTTTGTCTATCCGTTCCTGCAGCGCTATTTCGTTAAAGGCATGATGATCGGTTCCATCAAAGGCTGATCAGCGGCCGTATTACACCGGTAACTCCTCCGGCATCCGCATTCTGCGGACCCGGGGTTGAGCTTATAACTAAATTCATAACATTTTAGAAAAGGGGTAAATAAGCATGGGCATGAAACGCAAGCCAAAATCCATGGTGCTGCTCTTGAGCCTGATTCTGGCATTATCGGCAACAGGCTGTGGAAATGGTAACAATGCCGGTAACAATGCCAAGGAAAACACGGGGAACAGTACGAACACAGCAGCAACAGAAAAGCCTGCTGCTGAGGCGACTGCTGCACCGGTATCCGCAGATGAGCCGGGCTGGAAAAGCGATACTTCACCAATCACCTTCGACTGGTATTTGAACTTCTCCTGGTTCCCTAATAAATGGGGCGTAGACCCGACCTCGCAGTATGTAACGAAAAAGACAGGGGTTAATATCAACTTTATCGTTCCTGCGGGCAATGAGAATGAAAAGCTGAACACCATGATTGCTTCCGGCCAGCTGCCTGATTTCATTACACTGGGCTACTGGGAAGATGCCATCAAGAAAATGATTGAGGGCGAAATGGTGCTTCCGCTCAACAAGCTGGCAGATGAATATGATCCGTACTTCTACAAGGTTTCCGATAAAGATAAGCTCGGCTGGTATACTCAACCGGACGGCAATGTATACGGTTATCCGAACTCTTCCTCTTCACCTGCCGATTATGAAAAATATGGCGAAAACTATGTATCCAACCAGACCTTCGTAGTGCGCAAAGATATTTATGAAGCGATCGGCAGCCCGGATATGCGCACACCGGAAGGCTTCCTGAACGCACTGAAGATGGCACAGGAGAAATTCCCGCAGGTTAACGGCCAGCCGCTGATCCCGCTCGGCCTGCATGAATTTACTGAGAACGGCAACGACTCCCTGGAAGGCTACCTGCAGAACTTCCTGGCGATTCCTTGGGAAAAGGACGGTAAAGTGTATGAGCGCGAAACCGATCCTGAGTACATCCGCTGGATGAAGACGCTCCGCCAGGCCAACCAGGACGGACTGCTGGCTAAGGATATTTTCATCGACAAACGGGCTCAAATGGAAGAAAAAATCGCTCAAGGCCGCTACTTTGCCATGCTGTACCAGCGTACAGACTTTGCTTCCCA
Coding sequences:
- a CDS encoding carbohydrate ABC transporter permease; the encoded protein is MFSLKRKTLGEAVFDTVNNLIMLCICFITLYPIWYVLVNAFNDGNDAMLGGIYWWPRMFSLENFDAVFASPGIMTAMGITVAKTVIGVVVHVFFTAMVAYALSRKGLIGGKFYILLGTITLFFNGGLIPTFLLNRDLHLLDNFLVYIIPVMFSFFDLIIFMTFFREIPDGLEEAARIDGANDWSILLRVVLPVSMPVIATIALFHGVYQWNDYFAGIIYINNPDLQPIQTYLFRVVAQSSSNQMMVAVQGSAATRTVTSQSIKLATMVVTTLPIVFVYPFLQRYFVKGMMIGSIKG
- a CDS encoding extracellular solute-binding protein, giving the protein MGMKRKPKSMVLLLSLILALSATGCGNGNNAGNNAKENTGNSTNTAATEKPAAEATAAPVSADEPGWKSDTSPITFDWYLNFSWFPNKWGVDPTSQYVTKKTGVNINFIVPAGNENEKLNTMIASGQLPDFITLGYWEDAIKKMIEGEMVLPLNKLADEYDPYFYKVSDKDKLGWYTQPDGNVYGYPNSSSSPADYEKYGENYVSNQTFVVRKDIYEAIGSPDMRTPEGFLNALKMAQEKFPQVNGQPLIPLGLHEFTENGNDSLEGYLQNFLAIPWEKDGKVYERETDPEYIRWMKTLRQANQDGLLAKDIFIDKRAQMEEKIAQGRYFAMLYQRTDFASQLGTIFQKNPEQTYIAVDGPSNTALDQPTLNGPGISGWTVTLISKNVKDKARAIKFLSYLNSEEGNKDLYLGEKGVSYDTIDGKDQFLPEAFELMNSDRAAFDKQYGSSFTFWMMQNTNITDQWAPKSVEPFKQLEDWTRGKAINTSEFQLIDPTGNSPEGIIATELKRLRGKTMPKLLMASSDAEFDEIWNDYLAKKEKEGFATFDAYRQGKYEENKKKLGME